The Tubulanus polymorphus chromosome 6, tnTubPoly1.2, whole genome shotgun sequence genome includes a region encoding these proteins:
- the LOC141907733 gene encoding separin-like — protein MEEKLLRPWKGLLLSEPADESNRQRLQQAASAVSRICEKLGCSLDAECQQMLRILLNSAHLYDDIQPLYQAVKESFPAVSEANARQIAAAIRKYSNKLESAALKRSPLILVLDRLLQMMPWDSIPMLINHPVSRMLSIYAISAELRLHGEDDTSVYNVGVDARKAYYILDPDNNLPHTKQTFSKWFKKQGWPGICGSLPSADDYKDALTNNDLFMYLGHGSGTRYVKGEILQSIQSRVVSFIMGCSSGLLQVQGDLEVTGTMLNYLFSGGPVAIGNLWDITDRDIDRFFEQLITAWFRSAEGTTINELMCQARSICRMQFLNGAAPAIYGLPVGLKFAELKS, from the exons ATGGAAGAGAAACTGCTTCGACCGTGGAAAGGATTGTTATTGAGTGAACCGGCCGATGAATCGAACCGACAGCGTTTACAACAAGCAGCTTCGGCGGTGTCTAGAATTTGTGAGAAACTCGGCTGCTCTCTCGACGCTGAATGCCAACAAATGTTACGC ATATTGTTGAATTCTGCCCATTTATACGATGATATCCAGCCGCTCTACCAGGCTGTCAAAGAAAGCTTCCCAGCTGTATCGGAAGCAAATGCGCGACAAATTGCTGCAGCTATccggaaatattcaaataaactcgAGAGCGCCGCCTTGAAACGAAGTCCTCTCATTCTTGTACTTGATCGG TTATTGCAGATGATGCCGTGGGATTCGATCCCGATGTTGATCAATCATCCCGTGTCGAGAATGTTGTCGATTTACGCGATCAGTGCTGAACTCCGACTGCACGGTGAAGACGACACATCCGTCTACAACGTCGGAGTAGACGCGAGGAAAGCGTACTACATACTCGATCCTGACAATAACCTCCCACACACCAAGCAAACGTTCTCCAAGTGGTTCAA AAAACAAGGATGGCCCGGTATCTGTGGATCGTTGCCTTCGGCAGATGACTACAAAGACGCGTTGACTAACAATGATTTGTTCAT GTATTTGGGTCACGGAAGTGGTACTCGTTACGTTAAAGGAGAAATATTGCAGAGCATACAGTCGCGAGTCGTATCGTTTATCATGGGTTGCAGCAGCGGACTGTTGCAAGTTCAGGGCGACCTCGAAGTCACCGGCACAATGCTGAACTATCTTTTTAGCGGAGG TCCGGTCGCGATCGGTAATCTTTGGGATATCACCGACCGAGATATCGACAGATTTTTCGAGCAACTGATCACCGCCTGGTTCCGTTCGGCGGAGGGAACGACGATCAACGAACTGATGTGTCAAGCGCGTTCGATTTGTCGCATGCAGTTTCTCAACGGCGCCGCGCCTGCTATCTACGGTCTGCCGGTCGGTTTGAAATTCGCCGAACTCAAAAGTTGA